A window of Variovorax sp. PBL-E5 contains these coding sequences:
- a CDS encoding carboxymuconolactone decarboxylase family protein — protein sequence MTTKTISREAQQAVEQGKAHFMHTLGNLPEPIRAMMDHLPEHFAGYLQFREAVYRSPEQGACLDLKTKELLYTVLDVVTGNLDGAKNHGRAAFVAGMNSGELAEACMQVMHVCGVTTWGTTGYKVVDFIAGLEKEKKPA from the coding sequence ATGACCACAAAGACCATCTCCCGCGAAGCGCAGCAAGCCGTCGAACAAGGCAAGGCGCATTTCATGCATACGCTCGGCAACCTGCCCGAGCCGATCCGCGCCATGATGGACCACCTGCCCGAGCACTTCGCGGGCTACCTCCAGTTCCGCGAAGCCGTCTACCGCAGCCCCGAGCAAGGCGCCTGTCTCGACCTGAAGACCAAGGAACTGCTCTACACGGTGCTCGACGTGGTGACCGGTAATCTGGACGGCGCCAAGAACCACGGCCGCGCCGCGTTCGTTGCCGGCATGAATTCTGGCGAACTGGCCGAGGCCTGCATGCAGGTGATGCACGTGTGCGGCGTGACCACTTGGGGCACGACCGGCTACAAGGTGGTCGACTTCATTGCCGGACTCGAAAAAGAAAAGAAGCCTGCCTGA
- a CDS encoding class I adenylate-forming enzyme family protein translates to MNFALFLDMKVRSDPDRLAVADHRLRLCWSELDRQASRLAYLMRARGLAPGDRLAIYLPNRVEVVVALLACLKSGVIATPLNWRLSGAELHRVVSHCAPALTLTSSDRIALLGPGASAAGVLGVDEAPGGGSFWAALEGQPDRFATIGRQAGDIANLLYTSGTTSTPKAAIHTHGMRVAVAAAMTDAFALSSRDVALAVSPLFHTAGLSVFANALFAGCPLILLEKWNLEDFVRIVAEEGVSFMHLIGTLLVDIANADEQIFDPLKASSRVRFTWGGGHSISPDKFLSYERRIGGLFLLGYSRTEGGLSYNPLDAARRNFSDHGFPNRNSSELAIIDPATQRPCNTDVTGEICFRGDGVSPGYWDGHFLRTVPPYDGGWQPTGDLGCVDAEGRLYFLGRGDHMIKTGGENVFPDEVASVLLGLNGVVDAVVVGLPDERMGQRVAALVVPAGPALHTEDLIAGCRLALAGYKTPRVVGFIDALPKLGSGKVDLAACRSLLLAKAAAPTPC, encoded by the coding sequence GTGAACTTCGCTCTCTTCCTCGACATGAAAGTCCGGAGCGATCCGGACCGCCTCGCAGTCGCCGACCACCGCCTGCGACTTTGCTGGAGCGAACTGGACCGGCAGGCGTCGCGGCTCGCGTACCTGATGCGTGCGCGTGGCCTCGCACCGGGCGATCGGCTCGCCATTTACCTTCCCAATCGGGTCGAGGTCGTCGTCGCGCTGCTGGCCTGTCTCAAGTCCGGCGTCATCGCGACGCCACTCAACTGGCGCCTGTCGGGTGCCGAGCTGCATCGCGTGGTGTCGCACTGCGCGCCCGCGCTCACGCTCACCAGCTCCGACCGGATCGCTCTGCTCGGCCCAGGCGCATCTGCCGCTGGCGTGCTTGGCGTGGACGAGGCGCCTGGTGGCGGCAGCTTCTGGGCCGCTTTGGAAGGCCAGCCCGACCGCTTCGCGACCATCGGTCGGCAGGCAGGGGACATCGCCAACCTGCTCTACACCTCGGGCACCACCTCGACGCCCAAGGCTGCGATTCACACCCATGGCATGCGGGTCGCCGTAGCGGCCGCGATGACCGACGCCTTCGCGCTGTCGTCTCGCGACGTGGCACTTGCGGTGTCGCCGCTCTTCCACACCGCCGGGCTCAGCGTTTTCGCCAACGCCTTGTTCGCGGGCTGTCCACTGATCCTGCTGGAAAAGTGGAATCTCGAGGACTTCGTCCGCATCGTGGCAGAGGAGGGCGTGAGCTTCATGCACCTGATCGGCACCTTGCTGGTAGACATCGCCAACGCCGACGAGCAGATTTTCGATCCGCTGAAGGCGAGCAGCCGTGTGCGCTTCACTTGGGGCGGCGGGCATTCGATCAGCCCCGACAAGTTTCTGAGCTATGAGCGCCGCATCGGCGGGCTCTTCCTGCTGGGCTACAGCCGCACCGAAGGCGGGTTGAGCTACAACCCGCTCGACGCGGCTCGGCGCAATTTCAGCGACCATGGCTTTCCGAACCGCAACAGCTCCGAGCTCGCGATCATCGACCCGGCGACGCAGCGACCTTGCAACACGGATGTCACCGGCGAGATCTGTTTCCGCGGCGACGGCGTTTCCCCCGGCTACTGGGACGGGCACTTCCTGCGCACGGTGCCGCCCTACGACGGCGGCTGGCAACCGACCGGCGACCTGGGCTGCGTCGATGCGGAGGGCCGGCTGTATTTCCTGGGCCGGGGCGACCACATGATCAAGACGGGTGGCGAGAACGTGTTCCCGGATGAAGTGGCGTCGGTGCTGCTCGGGCTCAATGGCGTCGTCGATGCCGTAGTGGTGGGCCTGCCGGACGAGCGCATGGGCCAGCGCGTGGCGGCCCTGGTAGTGCCTGCGGGTCCCGCGCTTCACACGGAGGACTTGATCGCTGGCTGCCGCCTCGCGCTGGCGGGCTACAAGACGCCGCGCGTCGTGGGCTTTATCGATGCTCTGCCGAAGCTTGGCAGCGGCAAGGTGGACCTGGCGGCATGCCGGTCGCTGCTGCTCGCGAAAGCCGCGGCGCCCACGCCCTGCTGA
- a CDS encoding copper-binding protein, with protein MLDKVQAGEKVRFLAEKVEGKITVMKIEAAR; from the coding sequence ATGCTGGACAAGGTCCAGGCCGGCGAAAAGGTCCGCTTTCTGGCTGAAAAAGTCGAGGGAAAGATCACCGTCATGAAGATCGAAGCTGCGCGCTGA
- a CDS encoding methyltransferase, TIGR04325 family, with protein MTTHNPVQQLREIFEGPVMRPVLEHWRRKHFVSKEGLASCYGLFESFAEARASLPPSLAFDHAALATEYVEVRTKRIFAYDYPVLWWLERAIRRGATRVLDIGGSVGVHYYAYRRYFEMPPELTWRIVEVPAIASIGREMALRTDAQALSFVEDLESALSGADIWISAGAIQYFEDGRPSDLLKRCATRPKHILLNKLPLYAGQDFITTQNLGEGSFSPFHVYNRAAFIGDITALGYTLGDEWAVHERSLYLPSHPDRSFPTFTGLYFTNDI; from the coding sequence ATGACTACCCACAACCCAGTCCAACAACTCCGAGAGATCTTCGAAGGACCGGTCATGCGACCGGTATTGGAGCATTGGCGGCGCAAGCACTTCGTGTCCAAAGAAGGTCTTGCCTCCTGCTACGGCTTGTTCGAAAGCTTCGCGGAAGCACGTGCCTCGTTGCCGCCCAGCCTCGCGTTCGATCACGCTGCACTGGCCACCGAATATGTTGAGGTCCGCACGAAGCGCATTTTCGCCTACGACTACCCGGTGCTGTGGTGGCTTGAGCGTGCGATCCGCCGCGGCGCCACTCGAGTCCTAGACATCGGCGGATCGGTCGGCGTTCACTACTATGCCTATCGACGCTACTTCGAGATGCCTCCAGAGCTGACCTGGCGAATTGTCGAGGTGCCCGCCATCGCTTCGATAGGGCGAGAGATGGCGCTGCGAACCGACGCCCAGGCGCTCAGCTTCGTGGAGGACCTGGAGTCCGCGCTTTCCGGCGCCGACATCTGGATTTCCGCAGGCGCCATTCAGTATTTCGAAGACGGCCGCCCGAGTGATCTGCTGAAGCGATGCGCAACAAGGCCGAAACACATCCTCCTCAACAAGCTTCCGCTGTACGCCGGTCAGGACTTCATTACCACGCAGAACCTCGGCGAGGGTTCCTTTTCTCCTTTCCACGTCTATAACCGAGCGGCATTTATTGGGGATATTACGGCGTTGGGCTATACGCTGGGCGACGAGTGGGCCGTCCATGAGCGTTCGCTTTACCTGCCGAGCCACCCTGATCGGTCGTTCCCGACCTTCACGGGCCTCTATTTCACGAACGACATCTAG